A segment of the Phalacrocorax aristotelis chromosome 5, bGulAri2.1, whole genome shotgun sequence genome:
TGACTACTAAATATATTCCTCTTTTACACTCTCCAACCCTCTCCCCAAACTTACAGCTGTTTTTCTGTATCTCCTTGATTTCTTGAAGGCAGCACCAGAACAGATGATGTTAAAAGTTCCTACAAAACACCAGACGTACTTTCTGCAGAGAGATAATACAGACTAATTAGTTACCTGGTGCCTGCATTGCTACAAGAGGCTAAGTTGTCCTGACCTTTACAACAGCTGCCTGGCTTTTGGACAGGCTGTTATTTGCCCCAGCTGAGAGCCTCTATCACTGCAAACCTTAAATCTACAGTGAGAAACAATATCCCTACCTTTCCCTCCAAGCTCCACAGCTGATGAGATTCTTCCTCAGCCGAAAACGGAGGAGACATGAAGACCAGGAAGATGCTCAAGCGCTCCATAAACTGCTCCTGCTCCCGATTACCCTGCCTAAATACACGAGCTAGAAGCCAGGAACAGTGTCACTCAAGTGCGGTGCTATGCTGCTCCTTTAGGACAGGGCTGCTGGCCTTGTTTTCTTGATTTGAAACACCTGCAAATAGCAAGGCCTGTAAAAATCAGGCACTTCTTACAGGGCTCCTTCTAGAGTCGAGAGATGTGtaacaaacaaatattttccacagaaatggcTTTGTGCTCTGAAGTAgctacattttttaaatcttgatcTTCTTTGGATGAGACTTGCTACAAAACTCTGAAATGGGCGTTTTGTCCTGTTTAAATGAGCGGGCTGCTCATATCCTTCGTTTGGAATTTTAACCCGTACCTGGGCTTCACTTTTTCTGGTAAGTTAAGAGGCCGGTGTAGAAGCAGATTTTTCCTATCAAATGTGATAGTaaattcagaaatgcaaatgaaaccTAGTTTTCTTTGTGCCTTTTAAATGCTTCCAGGCACAGCATGCGCCCATCAGGATAAATTACCCTCCAAGAAGGGAGGATTGGAATCAGTGAAGATTCCTGAAGCCACTGCTGGTAAAAGTCAAAGCAGATGATATTATAAACCATACTGAAGCCATGACAGAATTTCACTTAAACTAAGTCTTTGCCAGCGTTTCCTTAGCTGGAGCAGGAGTCTAACAAGCAGTCTCCCCAGGAaacacagatacacacacacgtTGTCCATAACGGTACCTAACGGGACTCAGGTGTACGTGCGATCTGTTGTTCAAGGGAGCCACATGTGCAATGTAAAGCTACATATCCATTGCTACACCTTGTAATACAACGCCAGGAAAGAAGGGTGATCCTCATCTAGGAAGTGGAATTAAGCCCACACTGCTGATCTGCAGCATGCTTGCTCGGTCTAGCACACCCATGAGAAACCGCTGGGAAGGCGCATATCCCTTGGCCAGTTTGAATAGAGATGAATAATTTCCCACTGTTTCCATTTCCTGAAGTGGCAGAGCTCTCTGGCATCATTAAAAGGGTTTTGACTTATGCTGCCCGGGGAAAAGGGCATCTCTACCCCATGAAAAATTTTATGTCCCTGGAAACAATTACATGAATCAGGAAAGTCAAAATCCCAATCCGTTCCCCCTCGGGCCTGCCTTAGGGCTCAGGCGCTCTCCTGCCTAGGCTTGCTGACCCCTGCGCCTGTGGTCGGCCGCAGGTCCCTCCTACCTTCTCAGGACACCTCCTAGCCTGCCTCCCAGTGACATCTAGCTTGTATCAGaagagaaagagcagcagaatcTGCCCTCAGTGAAATTTCAGCTCAAGTCCCCCGGTGCCAACAACCGGTCTTGTTGTCttaagaaagaaacagatttttatctttttccacCACAAACATCTTCCACCaggaaatatttgaatatttaattaaaagtgcCATTTCTGGAGAAGAGTTAAAACAGTAACATAGCAGTAAGAAAGCACCATACAAACCAACACTGAATAGAGAAGAcgctttcaaaaataaatcttctaCAGAGTGTCCAGtgcaatgtaaaaaaaagtcaccattACATACATATATTATAAAATGACATTTATCTTTCCTCAGCTGCACAGATTAATTTACTTGCCATTAGTCATGAATTCTCTTCAGGTTCTAAGGGCAATACAAAGGGATCATTTTGCCCGTGAATGCACATGAGTTTGGCACCCACTGACTTTACCCAGTGCCTGCTGTCTCTGGACATAACCACCCACCCCACTGCTGAGTGGGAATACAGTATTTAACACGTTATTGTTGGAAGCGGGATGTACACAGAAGTATTAGCAAAGACTTTTCTGCATATAAAGTTATGGCTGTGCATTTACAGAAAGGGAATTTCCAAAGTTGCGCAGCTAATTGAGGCATTAACAAGTCGTACGTAAGTTACAACAGCTGTGAACCAAAATCGAGATGCATGAAATACATACATTATGGAGCGCCTGaggattatttttctcagatcAAACAATACTTGCATAAGCTCCTCAGTCAGTACTTCAGGCAGATatctgaagagaaaatataGCTGATACCTGAatctatttaataaaatataaacattcCACCATAAATTAACGTTAAGATTGCTTATGCAGGCAACATTTGTCATGCCAAAAATACGCACTCTGGTGAATTTTAGCACTATTTTCTCTAACAATCAGCACACATTGCTTTTCCTACAAAGTTAGCTTTTACCATTGGCCTAACATAAAATGCAAGCAGAAGCATACAGGCTTTTACATacataaaaagcagcaaagggtAGAATTAATATTCACTcttaaattctgtatttcttcagcCAAGTGCCAATTTGTGCAGCATTAACATTGCAGTAACAGCTTTTGCCTATTCATTTTTCTAGACACCATAGTCCTAATCTTTGCCATAACAAAGGTATTGATGTATCAAGGTGACTAGAACTCATCCTTAATATCCTCCACTACTGGAATTCTATTAcactaaaaaataaacctttggCAACAGCAAATCCTTTCATATACCCAGGCTGCTGACTttattgttaattttaaaaagacgACAATTAAAATCAAACATACTATTTTGGCACTCcagtggatttttaaatttttttttaattattccaaaCAATTCTTTACCAAATGCATTaagtaaaagtatttaaattatGAGCAGATTTCTTAACTTTCAGTGTggcaaacaggaaaagaaaatttcagttcaaccaagaaaaacaaacacacagagaccTCCCCTCCCAAAAGGTCTTTTGGCAGTTGCAGAGAACCTGCACCCATTTCCTCTGCACCTGAGCCCTCcctctgggcagctctccagggtCTCCCTGGCACTCCCAAACGCTCTGGAATGGCATTTGCAGGGTAAACAGATGTCAGCACTTAAATTATTGTAAATTATTTACAGTAAACTCATAGAAGAGTATAGGGCACTTTAAGGCCTTGTTAAGACTGCAACAATTATTCCCAGAAACTGAATTATGGGAGCATCTAGTACTTAGacacaaaaccacaaagaatACCGTGACCTGAAACACGGAAGACCACTTGCTTTCACTTTACTAAGGAATTCCCCCTTGAGCAGAGAGCAAACCTGGAAtgatttccccccccaaaaaaaaaccctcaagcaCCCTGTAGATCCTGTAGCAAAAAGATGATGTTTAATGCCAAAACACATTGAACGTGCTGGTTGCTATGTCTGACACCAAGATTAATACTACAGATATGTTACCTAGGGATGATCactgaacaaaggaaaaaattcccCAAAACATCCTCAGCATCTTGGCCTGCTGGATGGAACGACAACGGTGATCAGAACCCAGAGCCTGGAAAACCTTGACTTAGACAGCAAGAACTAGTTTGCATTGGCAAGGAGGAAGTGTCGCCATCCCATTTTTTATAACTACGCAATTGCCTGTCAGCAGATCATAGACTTTTAGACATATTTCTATATTCTAGAAGTATTGTGTAGGCAATTTTAGAatgcaaaccaaaacacaaacatttcaaaaatctgttttcttctgctggggCATTGGAAGAAACACATCTGGGCAAAAGGAGCAGCTGAAATTTGTTAGGTATTTGGATCACATAAAATTGTACTGAGAAGTCGTATAACTTCAGTACCCGCTGGTCTCTAGGATCAGAATGTTTGCAGTGCAAGGAACATGCATTAAGGAAGTAACCAGGGCAGACACTGTAAGTCTGACCTCACAGACTGTGTTTTAGGCCAGTCTCTAACAGCTCGATCTCTCAGAGCCCTGGAGAGCACTGTACTGTGCTACGTGTGAGAGTTCACCCAAGCAACTCATTAACATCTGCATCACAACGTTTacaaaggaaaaccaagagGGTTTTAGTACATGTAACTGTAATCCAAACTCTATTACTTGCCAAATTTGCAAGTGTTCATGTAATTCATGAACAGTCATCTAAATGATAAGGAGTCAAATAGTCAAATAAATCACACTAAACTCCCCATTATTATAACGAAAAACAGAATCTTGGCCCAAACTTTTCAAACAGGGGTGGCAAAGCTACATAACAATGGTGCCCTGAGGTCTGGGATATCCGACAGTGCTGACTTACAAGTTGATGATCCATCGAGGACAGTAACATCTGGGAGAAACTTCTGCAAATCAAGAGAGAACCCAGTAGACTTCTCTCCTTATTTATACCAAGTTACAATTTTTATGACAACGTAGCTGCAATTTCAAAGCCCCGGTATTACCACCACTTTGAACAATATCACAAAGGCAAAGATTCAGCTGAGGTGAGACTCTATTGCAACAAAACAACCCCTTTgaggcagggaaaaaaggaattctGATTTAGGTGCTCAAATAGTTCATAATTTTTAGACAGAAATTCTATATAATTTCacacttttaaaatctgagtGTGAGAAAacattctgcagaaaagaaagatataaagtattattttgtattatttcccATCGAATTGATAGCTCtgatcaaaacagaaaaaaaaatcctctcatgTGTGTTCTCTATGAAAACCGTGCATGTTCTCTATGAAAACCATAACTGAAGATAAGCTTAAATACATCTGTTGATCAAGACAAGAAACTCCGTGTTATTTATGCACAATGAAATACAGTTCAGAAACAGTTTCCCTTGAGATACCTGGTGGCACATTGTCCATCGGAAGTTCCATTTTTATCTCACCTGGGAAAGCGATTGTCTACAGACACTTTTCTCTGTTCAAAAAACATGCCAAGCATATGTGTATTTTCATCATAATATAGTGAATTATAATAACTTGAGTTCACCCCACTGCCTAGCCAACCAGTGGGTTGttgtgggttatttttttcttaaacactgCAGGCCGTACGGCATCTTCACTAAAATATCCAAGGACTTCATGATGTCCCCTTGTCTTTCCACTGTCCCCTTACATTTCCTGTAATTAAGGACTATCAGTGATTTCTCCTTGCACATACGGAAACAATCTTCTTACAGTTTTTTATGgcccacaggcaggcaggcccTCTCAAGCAGGTGTAACGGGAGGATGCTGCATCACGACCACGCGATCATCATGACTGATACAAGCACTGCAACGTTGACTGTCCGCCTGCTGCCATCCGACGTTCTCCGGGCGTGCAATACAGCAAATACTGCATTTGTGTGATTGGTTGGGATTTCTACATTGCATATCATGCCTTCACAGCACGAAACACATTCCTGTTGAGAAAAAGGGAGATCGCTGGACATCGGGTAATTCAGCAGTGGCCTTTAGAGATCTATGTTCTTTCAACTGGTTGCAAAGGTTACAGCTAAACGGACTAATCACTTCCACCTGGCAGCCTGACCCAAGAGAGCAGATGGAGCTTATCTCCTACAACTCATCTTCCAAATCATGCACCACAGCTTTACTAGAGTAACTCATCACCTAGTGCTGTCACTGGGCTTTGAAACAGCGATGTGATGTCATATGGCCACGTAGCTGTACTGACGAGTCACTAACATTGTAAAAAATAGACAAAACTTTCCACCACTTTCCCCTTCTAACATGAACTAAAAACAGGATTTGAATGTTTCAAGTTTCAGCTTTTACAGCTAAAAAATTCTGACTGTAAAAACTCTAGTCccatttgtttttcccctcaagCTTTTGTATTCAGTGTAGCTTTGCACGCTGAACTTCAGACTTCCTTTTTATCAGTTTTCTAGTGCCACGGAACCACTGACACAGCTGGTTTTCAGGAGAGAAtctgaaagtaattttccttaCTTGACACTCCTTACTGGAAAAGCCAAGCAAATGCCAATTTTTATCTAATCCAAAGGCACGAGAACTCTTATAAGATAAAATGTGCAGAAGGCAGGCTGCATACTTATTTCATGCCCTCAACCCACCAAAAGCTGTTGAAATCAATGGAAGTTGATTCAGATAACAGGCAGGTTCTTTTACAGTCAACATGGATGCTGTCTCCTTTGTCTTTggtgtctgaaatatttcatgttaaaaataacatactTAACCTTCTCAACTATTAAGGAATCAGTGGATAACACTTCATTGGAGTGAATAATAGGTTGGTGGGACGTGCTTGATTATTAAGAATCAACTTTTACCTAGCGTCTCAAGGatgggagaaggcagcagttCTAGCTTTTTGTCATGGAACAAAAACTCAGTTGTATCTTGCTTAATAGCATGGCCTTCGTGGACAAATACAGTCCTGCTTTGTGTACTGTGCAAGGTTTGTTAAGCAGAGACATGCTTGGAGCACCTAACGCCCCGTCTGGCTTGCCATGAGGCTGTCAGCAACACCGCTGCGGCACCGCAAGCACCAGTGCAGGTTGCGTAGCCTACCTGGGCACCCTGCTCAGAAACCAAGGCCCACCAGCAATGCCCTAGAAAGCTCAGGTGTTTCTTTAGAAGTTGTTATTACATCCCGTTACGCAGGAGCACAAATAGGAAAGTAGGAAGAAGGGGTTAGTCACGATTCTGTTACAGAAATGTGATTTCTACTGTTAAATACTGGAGAGTGTATCTTGGCACATCCTCTTCAGCtcagcaggaaaaacaagtaCTGGAATGCAAACTTCAAAACCAATCTGCTTCCCTTATACAAAGAGTATGCTTACTGTGTGGCCACTTTCTCGGTGATGGTGGCAGCCTACGAAATGGCATTCTTCTCCAGTAGCACATTTTTTGGTGACTGATGTACTCTTCCCGTGGTCTGTGAATAGGTGAACTGTCAAACAGTACTGAGTAcctacaaaataaattttagaatGTTTATCTGCAGAAAGTATGTGTTCTCTTACAGGGTTTAAAATCTTCACACCATTTAGCAAAATATTCCCATAAAAATGACTTATTTTGTCTGTATAAAGCCATTTTCCAACTTGatcaaaataccattttaattaGTGATGAAATCTTAAGCTTAACTGGCCCTTCAAACCTCTGAAAAAGGCTGCTATCGTTTAAAGTACTTATTAGCGCTATATTCTACACATTTATCTTCCATTCTCTACTCCTTTTGCAGCACAttcttgcttgctttgtttcaggCGTGTTTCCTCATACCTCTACttcatttcttcccctttcccactGTTACTGTGAATATCgctgcaaagaaaaatgaggaaacgTATTTCCATTCTTGTCTATGCATCTATCATTCTCTCATTCCAGTATGATCCCTAGTCATTCAGGTCTTGCCGCTCATGAGCAAGCCTCTAGCCTAGAGAGACCATGACATTTTGGAATGGTACCCAAAAGGAACGGGGTAAGGCTACCAAGGCAAttctttagtatttttaaacaacatctttaaaattaattcctagGAAGCACATAgctatacacacacacaaaaatttaaTTCATGTATTATCAATATATGAATAATGCATTAATTACTATATTAATAAGGTATTGTTATATATTACAGACAATGCTTtatacatatatagatataaataattttttactgttGCTTTGCACTCCAAAACGGTCAAAACAGTCACCTCAGCATAAAGTGCATGATTCATTATTACTAATAACATAACTGACAGCACCACGGTGTTGGCACGTTAATCCTATTCAGTTAGACTTCTGCAAGACGGCTGAGTCAGGGGGAAGCAAATTTAACTATCATAAAGAATCTCCTTAGTACAGACGCACTTACTTGCAGGACACCATCTATCTTCAGCCCATCTGTTACAGTTGTAATTGTCCACCGCATTATCACAGGTAAAGCACTTAAAACTGTTTGGAAATGGagtggctttaaaaatattaaaatatagtaAGTTTGcaaatattaagaaaagaaatattcaaaataatacTGTAAGTGCTtgtacacacatatacatacaaaaCAGATTACATGCGTTTACATATTTTCAATGATCCATCACTATTAGACAAATAAAACCTATGACACAAGTTTTGTAGAAAGCTTTTACGGTTTTAACTGGTTTTGCTATGCCTGAACTTTATATCATCTCCTGTTTTCACTCTCTCACAAtctaaaataccattttaagtAGTGCtgggaaaaacaagaaagagagaCCATCTTACATATAAGCACATGACAGTACATCCGCATGTATGTTTGTACAGATACACAAACACAATCTGCATTCAAATGGCTTTTGATTCCtttgatgaaaaaaatacatcttcaaAACCAGCTTCAGATCTTGATCTCCAACCCTGGAGAAGCCTGAACCCTTTGACACAGGGATCAAGAGgcctattttaaaatcttatttacattatacaaatatataaactATTTTAAGATGCACAGTTCCCTAGATGCACATATATTCCTATTATATCTAGCTGTCTTGACTATTTTAATGATACATATCATGAACATCTTCTCCCCTTAAATGAAGGGATAGAACACTTCTGATGCTAGATAAGAGGCAAAAAAATGATGCTATTAGTGACAACTGGCTTCACAGGTCTCACAAGGTTTTTAATTACCTTCAGTTTGAATTAACTGCATACAGCACACCTATTCTTTCCCTTACAGAAACCCCAACAagataaaagacaaaaacatcTGTTCTGTATTATTTATGAGAAATCCACTGCATAACTTGTACTGTAGGAAGACatttcagaggcagaaaaatgtaataaaagaaCCTGAAATGTGAAAACTATTGCCCTCCTGCACTTTTTAATTTAGCAATGCATGCAATTGTTTGTTTTCAATCAGTCAACTTATAATATCTTAGAAATAAACTGAACTGCTATGggttaaaaagcaaaagttttattttaaactttttatcCTTCATCTTTGAGGAAGACAAACACCTAAAAAACAAAGGTTTGATAGAATATGGCATTTAACAAAAATGATAAGCTACAATTGCATACACAAAAAAACCCGTAACTGCCTACTTACGGTCTAGTGGAGGTCTCACATTGTAAAAGTTGATGTTCTCAGCTGAAACCCAATTTCCTGAAAGGAGGAGGAACGGAAGAAAGGCTCCGGCCAGCATGTGATACAATAACAACATGCTGAGTATTACCGtacatgaaaagcaaaactcttaggcctaggaaagaaagggaatacATTATTTAGGGGGAATCATAAAGAAATGAGCATGTAGAACAATAAATTTCCTATTAACTACTTCTGAAACCTTGAAAATTCAGTCCGTAGATCTATACTGTGAAGATGGCTAATGCAAGCAAGCACGCAACGATGAACAATGCAAAGCTGGGCAattgctgccttctgctggCCAGGATCCTGTACAGAGTACTTAAATTTCCACAGACTTTAAAAAGTTAGTATTACTTCTTTAATCTATTTGTCATTCTACGCAATGCCAATCTTATAAATTCCTTGTAAGCATTCCTAAAAATCAACATCACAGCTGAGCTCCTTTATATCCTACTTGAAACAGACAGGATTACCATAccattaaagaaagcaaaatgcagacaaatgtcatttttcatttgaaagacCAATTCCTTATCTGATATAGATCAATGTGTGTCTATTGACTTCACATAAGCTACATCATCTGAACTGGAAGCACACTTACAGTGGCACAGCATTAAAGGTCATGACTGTAAATTagatttacttctttttaaagtgcGTACCAAGGAAACGCCAAGGAAGATGCTTGGTGGTGTTACACAAGCTTTGGAGAACTGCAAAGCAGAGCATTCAGAGATGAGATACGTGTTTTAGGCGTTGCACATTTATTTGGGGCTCCCTAGGTACATTGGTAAGGCTTTATAGTGAGTAAGAACTAATCAATGGACATTTTGGACAGTTTGATATTTAGATGTACAcacatatgtacatacacaGAGGTATGTTTGGCAAATTGCAGTGATACTGGAAACCTAGGTCagatattaaaaagcagaatcaGATTAAATGGCACCCTGCCCATGCAAATTCCCAGCAGGAGAAACGAGCTTGAGTGGAGGCTCCTGCCAAACCAGAGACGTTGCTTTGAGCTGCCAAATGCATTCATTCAGAAATCTCTCTGCACACCCCTGCACAGGCCTATGTAGACGTACGGTACGCCTGCGCAAGCAGCTCTGAATGAATCCAAGCACTGAACTGAAAATGCCACTCAAGACCATGGCAGTAAAGTCCTTTTTcctggtattttttttgttttgttttttttttgcccccatTTGGCACTGACCAACAAATCAATCAACAGGAAGTTCAGCTTATTGCATTGG
Coding sequences within it:
- the LYPD6B gene encoding ly6/PLAUR domain-containing protein 6B — encoded protein: MLLLYHMLAGAFLPFLLLSGNWVSAENINFYNVRPPLDPTPFPNSFKCFTCDNAVDNYNCNRWAEDRWCPASTQYCLTVHLFTDHGKSTSVTKKCATGEECHFVGCHHHRESGHTECVSCCEGMICNVEIPTNHTNAVFAVLHARRTSDGSRRTVNVAVLVSVMMIAWS